ACTCCGTCGTCGGTGACCGCCAGCAGGCGCGGAAGTCCGTCGAGGCCCTCTACGCGGGCTTCGAGATCACCCCGGACGTGCCGATCGTCAAGAACGTCCTGCGGGCTCTGGGCAACGCGGGAATGCTCGGCCACCCCGCCGTCCGCGACAGCTTCGCCCGGATCGGCTGGACCGTCTGACTCCCGCCCCGTCCCTGTCCCACCCGGCCAAGGAACACTTGAGGAAATACCGATGACATCCACGATTTCGCACCACACCGGCACCCGGATCGCCGACGACGCCAGGACCAAGGAGATCGCGGCGGAGATCGAGCAGCGGCTCCGCCGGGCGGACCAGCTCGTGCTGCCGCTCGACGAGACCCTGGACATCCTCGACCAGCTCCAGCAGTTCGAGCTCGGCCGTTTCCTGCTGCACAACCGGGGCCTCAACGGCTACTGGACCTCGTACATCTTCCGCAACACCCCGGCCGGCCCCACCACGCCGATGGAGCACTGGCTGCTCAACAACTCCCTGTTGTGCCAGGCCCGCGAGCGCTTCCACCGCTTCAAGGAGGAGATCGCCGGCTCCGTCACCGAAGGGGCGACCCTGGCGTCCGTGCCCTGCGGGGTGATGGACGACCTGCTGCAGCAGGACTACCGCGGCGTCGAGAAGTTCAGGCTCGTCGGCATCGACATCGACGAGGAGTCCATCGGCTACGCCCGGCAGAACGCGGCGGAGCACGGGCTGTCCGAGCACACCGCCTTCGAGGTGCGCGACGCCTGGAAGCTCGGTGTGGACGGCGAGTTCGATCTGATCGTCAGCAACGGTCTGAACATGTACGAGTCGGACCCGCAGCGGCTGACCGATCTGTACCGCAGCTTCCACCAGGCACTGCGCCCCGGCGGCCGGCTGCTGCTCAGCTTCCTCACCCCGCCGCCCCCGCCGCCGTGGGTGGCGCCCGAGCACGCCGCGGCCTGGGAGAAGTACGACATCCCCGAGGCGGACCTGCGCCGGGAGCTGTCCATCATGGGCGACATCGTCCAGGTGACCTATCTGAACTTCTCCAGCGAGGACGAGGTGCGCGGCCAGCTCGAAGCCGCCGGCTTCACCGTGCACGCGGTCCGCTACAACGACCACGGCGTCCTGCCCATCATCACCGCGGTCAAGTGACGTCCGCGGCCTGACGGGCCCTCGGGAGCCGGTGGCGGGAGGGGCCCGCCCGCGCGCTGCGGGCGGTCCTCGCGAGCACACCGGCCCCCGCCGGCCCCGCCATGCCGGCCCGCGAACACCGCACCACCCCCGAACTACGGCCTTGGAGCCCCACTTCTCATGATCACCGCCACCGGTCTCGAACTGCGCGCAGGCGCCCGCGTCCTCATCGAGTCGGCGTCCTTCCGCATCGCCAAGGGCGACCGCATCGGCCTGGTCGGTCGCAACGGCGCCGGCAAGACCACCCTCACCAAGGTCCTCTCCGGTGAAGGCATGCCCGCGGACGGCACCGTCACCCGCTCCGGCGACGTCGGCTACCTGCCGCAGGACCCGCGCACCGGCGACCTGGACATGCTGGCGCTCGACCGCGTGCTGTCCGCCCGCGGCCTGGACACCGTGCTCCGCTCGATCCGCGAGTGCCAGGAACGCATCGCCACCGGCCGGGGCGCGACGCGCGAGAAGGCGATGAAGAAGTACGAGCGGCTGGACACCGAGTTCCTCGCCCGGGGCGGCTACGCGGCCGAGGCCGAGGCGGCCACCATCGCCGCCAGCCTGGGCCTGCCCGACCGGATCATGGAGCAGCCGCTGCACACCCTCTCCGGCGGCCAGCGCCGCCGTGTGGAGCTGGCCCGCATCCTCTTCTCCGGCGCGGACATCCTCCTGCTGGACGAGCCGACGAACCACCTGGACGCGGACTCCATCCTGTGGTTGCGCGACTTCCTCAAGTCCTACCAGGGCGGCTTCGTCGTCATCTCGCACGACATCGACCTGGTCGAGACCGTGGTCAACAAGGTGTTCCACCTCGACGCCAACCGCGCTGCCGTCGATGTCTACAACATGGGCTGGAAGCAGTACCAGGCCCAGCGTGCCGCCGATGAGCGCCGCCGCAAGCGCGAGCGGGCCAACGCCGAGAAGAAGGCGGCCGCGCTCAGTTACCAGGCGAACAAGCTGCGCGCCGGCACCAAGGCGGTCGCCGCCCAGAACATGGCCCGCCGCGCCGAGAAGCTGCTGAGCGACCTGGAGCCCGAGCGCCGCTCCGACAAGGTCGCCAAGCTGCGCTTCCCCGAGCCCGCGCCCTGCGGCAAGACCCCGCTGATGGCGGAGGGCCTCTCCAAGTCCTACGGCTCGCTGGAGATCTTCACCGACGTCGACCTGGCCATCGACAAGGGCTCCCGCGTCGTCATCCTCGGCCTCAACGGCGCCGGCAAGACCACCCTGCTGCGCCTGCTCGCCGGTGTCGACAAGCCGGACACCGGGCAGGTCATCGAGGGCCACGGCCTCAAGCGCGGCTACTACGCCCAGGAGCACGAGACCCTCGACGGTGACCGCACCGTCCTGGAGAACATGCGCTCGGCGGCCCCCGGCATGGATCTGGTCGAGATCCGCAAGGTGCTCGGCTCGTTCCTCTTCTCCGGCGACGATGCCGACAAGCCGGCAGGCGTCCTCTCCGGCGGCGAGAAGACCCGGCTGGCCCTGGCCACCCTGGTCGTCTCCTCCGCCAACGTCCTGCTGCTCGACGAGCCCACCAACAACCTCGACCCCGCCAGCCGCGAGGAGATCCTCGGCGCCCTGCGCACCTACAAGGGCGCGGTCATCCTCGTCACCCACGACGAAGGGGCCGTCGAGGCCCTCCAGCCCGAACGCATCATCCTGCTCCCGGACGGCGTGGAGGACCTCTGGGGCGCGGACTACGCCGACCTCGTGGCTCTCGCATGACCTCGGGGCCCGTGGGCATCGCGCCTCCCGAACGGCTCGGCCGCACCCGTCTGCCGGACGGCCGCATGCTGGCCTGGGCGGAGTGGGGCCCGGCCGACGGGCTCCCGGTGCTGCTGTGCCCGGGCGGGGCCACGAGCCGGTGGCTGGGCTTCGGCGCGGACGCGGTGGACGCGCTGGGCGTCCGCCTGGTCTCGGTGGACCGCCCGGGTCTCGGCGCCTCCGACCCCGCCCCCGGGCGGACCCTGCACGACTGGCCCGACGACGTGCGCAGCCTCGCGGCGGCGCGCGGCCTCGACGGGCTGCGCGTGGTGGGGTATTCGCAAGGGGCGCCCTTCGCGCTCGCCTGCGCGGCGCGCGGCGTGGTGACGGGGGCGTCGATCGTCTCGGGCAGCGGCGAACCGGCCGCGCCGGAGCTGGCCGACGCCCTCGCACCCGGGGTGCGGAGCATGGTGGAGGCCGTGGCGGCCGATCCGTCGGCCGCCGAGGCCGCCTTCGCGGCCTCGGCCGACGCGGACGCGATGTGGGCCCTGGTGACGACCGGCTGCGCCGAACCCGACCGCGCGGTCTTCCGGCAGCCCGTCTTCGCGGCCGCGTACCGCCGGGCCATCACCGAGGGCTTCGCCCGGGGCCCGGCCGGCTACGCGCGGGACACCGTACTGACCATGGGGCGCTGGCCGTTCGACACGACGGCCATCACGACCCCGGTCGACCTCTGGTACGGCGAACAGGACACCAGCGTGTTCCACTCCCCCGGCCTGAGCACCGCCCTCGCCGACGCCCTCCCCACCGCGCGCCGCCATGTCGTCGCCGAGGCGGGCGGCATGCTGCTGTGGACCCATGCCGAGCCCATCCTGCGCTCACTGGTCACATGAAGAGCTCAAAGCAATCCTTATGGAGATGTGAACTACCCACCCTCTGCCTTATGGTGTGCGCAGGTCATGACGCACGAGGAGCGGGGACATGGGCGTGAGCACGGGCATGCGGACGATCGGGCTGATCGGTGGGATGAGCTGGGAGTCGACGGCGGAGTACTACCGGATCCTGAACGAGCGGACGCGGGAGCGGCTCGGCGGTCTGCACTCGGCCCGCTGCGTGCTCCACTCCGTGGACTTCGCGGAGATCGAGCAGTTGCAGGTCCAGGGCCGATGGGCGGAGGCCGGCGAGCTACTGGCCGCCGCCGCCCGGTCGTTGGAGGCGGCCGGCGCCGATCTACTGCTCATCTGCACCAACACCATGCACAAGGTCGCGGACTCCGTCGAGGCGGCGGTCTCGGTCCCGCTGCTGCACCTCGCGGACACCACCGCGGCCGCGGTCCGCGCCGCGGGGCTGCGCCGGGTGGGCTTGCTGGGGACCGCGTTCACCATGGAGCAGGACTTCTACCGGGGCCGTCTCGCGGCGGGCGGCCTCGACGTCCGCGTCCCGGACACCGAGGGACGCGCGCTCGTGCACCGGGTGATCTACGAGGAACTCTGCCTGGGCGTCGTCCGCGACGCGTCGCGTGCGGCCTACCGCCGGGTCGTCGAGGACCTCGTCGCCGAGGGCGCCGAGGGCATCATCCTGGGGTGCACCGAGATCGAGCTCCTCATCGGCCCCGAGGACAGCCCCGTCCCGGTCTTCCCCACCGCACGCCTGCACGCCGAGGCAGCGGTCGACGCGGCCCTGGCGCGGTGAGGACGGCCGGCCGCCGCGGCCGCGGCGGCCGGCGGACCGGGGACCGGACGCCCTTCCTCAGTCGTTGAGCAGCCGCCACGCGGTGAGGGCCAGCTCGGCACGTATCAGCCCGGCGGGCGCGGTGAGTTCGACGCCCAGCGTCCTTCCGATCTGTTCCAGCCGACGGGCGACGCTGCTGTGGTGCAGATGGAGCACGTCGGCGGCCCGGCGCAGGGAGCCGGTGGCGCAATAGGCGTCCAGAGTCTCCAGGTCTTCCGGGTTGGCGGCCATCCGGGCGATCGCGGCCACGTCGGCGTTGTCCCGCGCGACGTCCCGGGGGACCTCCGCGAGCAGTGCCAGCGCCCCCAGGCCGGCGTAGTGGACGACCGGCCGGCGTGGGGTGGTGAAGCGGAGGGCGGTGCGTGCTTCCCGCCACGACCGGTCGGGGCTTGCGGCGGCGCCGATGCCCGCGTGTACGCCTGCCGGCAACCGTGCCGGGTCGACGGTGGTGGCGAGGATGACGCCCACATCGGCGAGCGGTGCCGCCTTCACCGGGCGGCCCGGGCAGACCAGGCCGCCGAGCCGGTCGAGCGGCAGCCGCGACCGTACGGCGACGACATGGACCGGCAGGTCGGCGGCGAAGCCCAGGAGCCGTAGCGCCCGGGCTCTGGCCGCCTCGTCGCTGTCGGAGCTGATCACCAGCTCGAGGAGGGCGGGGTCGGCCATCGTGGTGCGGGCCGGGCCGTACCGCTCGACGACCGCCCCGGCGGCGAGGGCGAGCCGGTCCAGCAGCAGCTCGTCGAGGGGGCCGGGCGCGCCGGGGCGTTCGAGCCACACCGTGCCGATCTCCTCCTCGTCGAGGGTGATCGGCATCGTGGTGGACGCGGGTGGCTGCGGCGCGGACGTTTCCCTGCCGTCGGGCGCGATCCGGATCGCCCGCCCCGTGCTGTGGAGCCGGATCCCGGCCACGCACGCGGCCAGGCCCGCCGATGCCCGGGCGAGCGCCGGGAGATCCACCCGTCGGCGCATCAACGTGTCGTAGAACATGACGACACGGACCACGCCTTCCGCTTCCGAGTCCAATTGCGACAGCCGTACGGCCAGTGCCTCCATGCCAGGAGGATAGGGCCCTCCCCGGCAGGAGGGAGGCGCCGACCGGTGCGTGATCGGGGCGGGATGCCCGACGAACGTCGGCTGATCCGGACGGGCGACGACCGTCAGGATGACCGGCATGGATCCCGAACTCGAGGCATTTCTCCCGCTGCTCCCCCGAGAAGACATGAGCGACCCGGTCGCCGCACGCACGATGTACGCCGAGCTGGCCGCCACGAGGCCCGCGCCCGACACCACGGGCATGGAGATCGAGGACCGCACGGTGCCCGCCGATCCGGAGGTGCCGGTGCGGGTCTACCGCCCGCACGGGGCACAAGGTGCCGTCGTCTGGCTGCACGGCGGCGGACGGATCATGGGTGACCTCGACACCGAGCACCCGTGGGCCAGTCGGGTCGCGGCCCTCTCCGGGGCCGTGGTCGTGTCGGTGGAATACCGTCTGGCTCCCGAGCACCGGTTCCCGGCCGCCCTGGACGACGCCTACGCCGTGCTGGCCTGGACGGCCGAACACGCGGCCGAGCTCGGCGTCGACCCGGAGCGGATCGCGGTCGGCGGCCACAGTGCCGGCGGGAACCTTGCGGCCGCGGTGGCGTTGCGGGCCCGGGACCAGCACGGGCCGCCGATCCGCTTCCAACTGCTCAACGAGGCCTCCCTCGACGACCGGGAGGAGACCTGGTCACGTCGGAACTTCACCGACACGCCCTGGGCGACTCGCGACAACGTCGCCGCATCGTGGCGGCACTACCTGGGCTCCGCGCCCGCCACGCCGTACGCCGCCCCGTCCCGGGCCACCGACCTGTCCGGCCTGCCACCGGCCTACATCGCCACCGCGGAGCTCTGCCCGAACCGCGACGAAGACATCGCCTACGCGCTGCGCCTGCTGCAAGCGGGCGTGTCGGTCGAGCTGCACCAGTGGCCCGGCACGTTCCACGGCTCGCAGGCCATCCTGTCCGCCGACGTGTCGCAGCGGCAGATGACCGGGCTCGCCGCGGCCCTGCGCCGTGCCCTGGCCGGGTGAGGTGGCCGCGGCCGACCGGGCCGGCCGGCTCCCGGCCGCGACCCACCGGATCCGTCCGGAGCAGCCGGGAGACACGGAGGAAAGACCCCGAGTCGAGCCGGTCGGTACTCGCCGGCGTTCCGCTTCCGGTCGCTACGAGACCGTGAGTTCGGCGATGCCTGTGCGGGACTTGGCGGCGGCATCACCGCGCACCACCACTCGTACGTACCGAGCGGAGACGGGCGTGCCCGCGTCCGCGCCGGCAGGGGCATCGCGCCAGTGCCGTCCGTCGAGGGACAGCCGCACATCGAACGAGGCCGGTGCCGGACCGCTCCAGGTGGGGCGGACCTCGGTGACGCGCACGGGCTTGCCGAGGTCATTGGTGAGGCTGCCGCTCCGTCCGTCCGGAACCCAGGCCGTGGCCGGGTTGCCGTCGACAGCGGCGTCCGCGTACAGGCCGGGTTCCTCGGACGAGGCGGTGACGGTGGTACAGCGGGCCAGGTTGCCGGTGGGAGCGAGGTCGGGGCGGCGGGTCTGGAGAACGGCCGGAGCGGCCTTGGTGACCACCTTTGCGCCCTGCGGGGTGTCGAGGGTCATGGGCCGGCCGTCGGTGAGCCGGACAGTGGTGTGACGGGAGCCCAGCTCGATGTCGTAGGTGCGGCCCTGCCAGCGCAGACCGCGCAGGGTGACGCCGTCGCCGCTGAGTTGCGGGGGCAGCATCGGGTCGAGGTGGAGCCGGTCCTCGCGCATCCGCATGCCGGTCAGGCCGTTGGTGAAGATCTGCAGGAAGCCGCCCTTGCCGGTGAGGAAGTCGTGCGCGGGCGAGCCGGCCAGCGGGTCCTCGGCACCCGCCTTGTCGCCGCGGGCCTCCGAGAACTGGGCGAACGGGCCGCGGACGAACGGCCTGATGGAGCGTTGCAGATAGGTGTACGTCGAGCAGCCTGGCTCACCCGTCCCGGCGGCGGCGATGGCGTGGACCGAGTCCGTCATGGCGGGCCCGTCGGGGTCGGTCCGCTGGGCGTAGTAGTCGAGGGTGCGGGCCGCGGCGCCCTCCGGCATCCGCCACTCCAGGGGGTACATCAGCAGTACCGTGTCGGCCTGCTTTATTTTGCTGCCCCGGTAGCCGTCGTACTGCTGGAAGACCTTGCGTCGCGCGTCGTACGGGATCCTGATCCGGTCGGCGACCGCCGTCCACTCCCCCGGGGCGCGCTCGCCGAGCAGTCGCGCGGCGCGGGTGGCATGGCGCAGCGCGGTGACGGCGCCGGCGTTGGTGAAGACCGCGTCGTCGACGCCGTTGCTGTACTCGTCGGGGCCAGCGGTGTCCTTGATGGAGTAGCTGCCGTCCGCGTTGCGGTGGACGCGCCCGGCCCAGAACTCGGCTATGCCCTTCAGTACCGGCCAGCCGCGCTCGCGGAGCCAGTCGGTGTCGCCGGTGGCGAGGTAGTACTGCCACGTGGCGAGGGAGATGTCGGACTGGAGGTGGATCTGGGTGCGGCAGTGAGGCGGGTCCACACTGTGGCACTCCCGGGCCAGGTCGCCCTTGCTGCCGCTGTTCCACGGGTAGAAGAGCCCCTGGTAGCCGAGCTTGCGGGCGTTCTCCCGGGCGCCGGGGAGGGTCCGGTAGCGGTAATCGACGACTGTCCTGGCGAGTTCGGGTGCGGTGGCCAGCAGGGCCGGGTACATCCAGGTCTCGGCGTCCCAGAACACGAGACCCGCGTAGTTGTCGCTGGTCAGCCCGGCCGGGCTGACGCTGTTGGCGGCGCCCTCACGGGTGCTGGACAGCAGTCCGTACCGCGCGGAGCGCGCCCATGCCTGCAGTTCGCGCTGTCCCGGCACCTCGATGTCGGCGCGCCACAGCCGGGCCCAGGTAGCGGCGTGGGCGCGCAGCAGCCTGTCCCAGCCGCGCCGGGCGGCGCGCTGTGAGGCGGCGGTGGCGTCCCGGCGGGGCGACTGCGAGGTCAGCGCGGTGTCGACGCCCACGTACTTGGTGATTTCGTACGCGTGCCCCTTGCGGACGGGGAAGGTGAGGGACTGCCGCGCGCTCATGTCGCGGGCGTCATCGGCGCGTCGGGTTCCGGCCGTCCGTACGCCGTGCCCTGCCCGCAGAGTGGAGGCGACAGCGCCGTCGGTGTCCGTGCCGTCGGTACGGAAGGCCACATCCATGGTGCGGCCGTCCCGGCCGGCCCCACCGGTGCGATCACCACCGCCGGTCTGCCGGACGCGCCGGGCGCCGCGCCCGTCGAGCCGGTCGGTGACGGTTGCTTCACCGCTCCAGCGCGGCGTCATGCTCAGCCGCACGGCACCCACGTGGGGGTCGTTGCGGTCGGCCAGCACCTCATAGACCAGGTCGGTCTTCCGGCCGTCGACGGCGGTCCAGGTCAGGGAGGTCCGGACGATGCCGCAGTGCAGGAAGAGTGTCTGGCGATACTGGGATATTCGGCCCGCTTTCGTCAAAGAGTTGAACGTATCCCCGTGTTCTCCGCCCGTGCCGACGGTGAGCGCGGACCACGTCGGCAGGGCCGCTACGGCCTGCCGGTCTCCGGCGGTCTGCTGGTTGTGCGCGTAGAGCCCGGAGACGAACGAGCCGTCGTAGCTCGGGGTGAACAGCGGCCAGCCGGTCTTGGCGTCACTGCCGGTGTAGCCGGCGCCGTTGGGCGGTACGCGCTGTCCCAGGTAGCCGTTGCCCACATACGCGTGGTGGGTGTCGTCGGTGTTGATACGGGTGTTCTCGAGTGTCCAGCCGTCGCCCGTCCGGCAACTGCCGGTCGGGGAGGCGGTGGTGGGGGGACGCTCGGCGGTGGGGGGTGGTGGCGCCTGTACGGCGGCCGCGGGCGGCACCGAGGCGACGAGCACCCCGGCGATCAGCAGTGCGGACAGGCGGGCGGGGCGCGACCGCGCGTCGGGAGAGGGCGTCATTGGTCTCCGTCGTCTTGATCTCCTGCGAGAGTCCCGAGACCATAAATTTTGTGAACGATAAACGTCAACAGTCTTGGATATTCGTAAGGTTCTCGAAGGCTACGCGGAGCCCAAGGGCCGACATGACCCGCGCCTGCGGGCGAGGGCCGGACGCTGCTACCTTGCGGCCGTGGACCTCTTCTCACGCTCTTGGGCGGCGTTGCGCACAGCCGTGGCCGAACTCCCGGACGAGGACTTCGCGCGGCCGTCCGGCTGCACCGGCTGGCTCGTACGGGACTTGGTGTGTCATCTGGTCATCGACGCCCAGGACGTCCTGATCACCCTGGCCACCCCCGCCGATTCGGAACCGACCCGGGACGCGGTGACGTACTGGGACATCGTCGAGGCGCCGACCGGCGACGATCCGCTCGACGCGCTGATCGTCCGCCTGGCCGCCGCGTACGAAGAGCCGGGGCTGCTGAAGTTCCATCTCGACGACGTCGGTTCCGCCGCCGGCCGCGCCGCCGGGCTCGCGGACCCCGCGGCCCGGGTCGGCACCCGCGGCCAGGTGCTCACCGCGGGCGACTACCTCTCCGCGTACGTCCTGGAGTGGACGCTGCACCACCTCGACCTGATCGCGCACCTCCCGGACGCGGCGGAACCGCCCGCCGAGGGGCTCGCCCGGTCACGCGAAATGCTGGAGCGGATCGCCGGTACGGCGTTCCCTCCGTCGTTCTCCGACAAGGACGCGTTGCTGATCGGCACCGGACGGCGTGCCCCGTCCGGAGCGGAGAAGGCCGAACTGGGCGAGTCGGCCGCGGAACTCCCCTTCGTCCTCGGCTGATCGTCAGGCGAGAACGCCATCAGCCGGCATCGCGCCGGAAGGCCGCGCGGTAGTCCCTGGGGCGTTGCCCGGTGTGCCGGGCGAAGAGAGCGGCCCCGTCGCGCCTGCGTCAGCGCCGAGTTCCGTGCGTTCGCCGGCGGCGGTACCAGTCCCGTCACCACATGGCTGCGCGGGCTCGCGCGCCGGGTCCACGCCGAATGCGGCGGTCCGGGAGTCGGCGCGATCGGGCTGTGCTTCACCGGCAACTTCGCGCTCACGATGGCGATGGAACCGGCCGTCATCGCGCCCGTGGTCAACCACCCGTCCCTGCCGCTGGACGATCCCGCCGGACTCGGGATCAGCGACGAGGGCGCGCGCACGGTCCGGGACCGCGTCACACGCGACGGTCTGAAGGTCCTCGCCTACCGCTTCGACAACGACCGTTGGTGCACCGGCCGGCGCTTCGCCGCCTACCGGGCTCTCCTCGGCGACGCCTTCGACGGCCGCGTCCTTCCGGTCGGTTCCGCCAACACCGCACCACCTCCGTTCTTCCGCGAGGTGGTCGCAACCCCGCACAGCGTCGTCACCGCCCACCTCGTCGACGAGGAGGGACATCCCACCCGGAGGGCCAGGGACGAGATCCTGGGTTTTCTGGCCGAGCGCTTGAACCGGCCCGGAAACGCGGTGCCGGGAAAGTGATCGGTCGTCGCGGCGCGGCTACTTCCCGCACAGGGCGGTGTCGAGGAGAGCCTCGACACCGGTGAAGCCCTTCGCGGTGGGCGCCATGTTGGCGGTGACGACGATCGTGGCGGCGCGGCCGTCCTCGGTGACGCCGGGGTACGAGTGGTAGCCGGGGGTGTCACCGCCGTGCCCCCACGCCACCCCACCGCAGCTCAGGGGCGTGCGGATCAGCCCCAGTCCGTAGCCCTGGCCGGCTCCGGGACCGCCGGGGATCTTGACGGTGGTACGCATCTGGGCGAGCTGCGCGGGCGCCAGCAGCTTGCCGCCGAGCAGGGCGGAGAAGAAGCGGTTGAGGTCACCGGGGGTGGAGATCAGCTGTCCGGCGGACCACATCCAGGACGGGTCCGTCTTCGTGATGTCCTTCAGCGGTGCGCCGGGCTCGGCCGAGTGATATCCCTTGGGGTGGGCTTCGCGGATGTTCTCGTCGCCCACTGCGGGGAAGTAGGTGTGGCGCAGGCCGATGCGGTCGATGACCCGCTGGGTGATCTGTTCGGCGAGCGGACGGCCGGTGACCTTCTCGATGATCATCCCGGCCACGTGGTAGTTGGTGTTGCTGTACTCCCACTTGGTGCCGGGGGCGAAGCGCGCCTTGTGCGCCAGGGCGATGTCGAGCAGTTCGCGGGGCTGGTAGTACCGGTGACGGTCCTTGCCGAAGACCGACTCCAGGATGTAGTCGGTGTAGTTGGGCAGTCCGCTGGTGTGCTGAAGCAGCTGACGAACCTTGATGTCATGGCCGTCGATGCCTTCGCCGCGTATCAGGCCGGGCAGGTACCTCTCGACGGGGGCGTCGAGCCGGACCTTGCCCTCGCCGACCAGTTGCAGAATGACCGTGGCGGTGAACGTCTTGGTGTTGCTGCCCGCCCGCACCTGCCCGTCGACCGGCACCTTCGCCTTGGTCCTCACGTCCGCGACCCCGGCGGTGTAGTCACGGGTGCGTCCGTCGCGGTCGACGGTGGCCACCAGGGCGGCGGGGAACTTGTCGTCGGTCACCAGGCGCTCCATGCCCGTGCGTACGGCATCGCGCGGGCCCTGGGACTGCGCCGCGGACGAGGGCAGCGTGCCGGCCACCGCCAGGGCGGCCGCCATCACCGCCACCGCCGTGACCGCCCGCCGGGGCCTGGACAGGGATGTGGTGCGCGGACGCCGGGACTGCTGAGAACGGTCGGACATCAGTGAACTCTCCTGGATCGGCGTGCTGGACGCGTCGGAAGACCGAAGGCGTCCGGCTCGCGTATGCGGGATCCGCTACCGGGGGATCCCGGCCGGTCTCCAGACCATCACGCCGAGGAGCCGGACAGCGTCCGGGCAACGGATGATCCG
The window above is part of the Streptomyces syringium genome. Proteins encoded here:
- a CDS encoding class I SAM-dependent methyltransferase, whose protein sequence is MTSTISHHTGTRIADDARTKEIAAEIEQRLRRADQLVLPLDETLDILDQLQQFELGRFLLHNRGLNGYWTSYIFRNTPAGPTTPMEHWLLNNSLLCQARERFHRFKEEIAGSVTEGATLASVPCGVMDDLLQQDYRGVEKFRLVGIDIDEESIGYARQNAAEHGLSEHTAFEVRDAWKLGVDGEFDLIVSNGLNMYESDPQRLTDLYRSFHQALRPGGRLLLSFLTPPPPPPWVAPEHAAAWEKYDIPEADLRRELSIMGDIVQVTYLNFSSEDEVRGQLEAAGFTVHAVRYNDHGVLPIITAVK
- a CDS encoding ABC-F family ATP-binding cassette domain-containing protein, whose amino-acid sequence is MITATGLELRAGARVLIESASFRIAKGDRIGLVGRNGAGKTTLTKVLSGEGMPADGTVTRSGDVGYLPQDPRTGDLDMLALDRVLSARGLDTVLRSIRECQERIATGRGATREKAMKKYERLDTEFLARGGYAAEAEAATIAASLGLPDRIMEQPLHTLSGGQRRRVELARILFSGADILLLDEPTNHLDADSILWLRDFLKSYQGGFVVISHDIDLVETVVNKVFHLDANRAAVDVYNMGWKQYQAQRAADERRRKRERANAEKKAAALSYQANKLRAGTKAVAAQNMARRAEKLLSDLEPERRSDKVAKLRFPEPAPCGKTPLMAEGLSKSYGSLEIFTDVDLAIDKGSRVVILGLNGAGKTTLLRLLAGVDKPDTGQVIEGHGLKRGYYAQEHETLDGDRTVLENMRSAAPGMDLVEIRKVLGSFLFSGDDADKPAGVLSGGEKTRLALATLVVSSANVLLLDEPTNNLDPASREEILGALRTYKGAVILVTHDEGAVEALQPERIILLPDGVEDLWGADYADLVALA
- a CDS encoding alpha/beta fold hydrolase, encoding MTSGPVGIAPPERLGRTRLPDGRMLAWAEWGPADGLPVLLCPGGATSRWLGFGADAVDALGVRLVSVDRPGLGASDPAPGRTLHDWPDDVRSLAAARGLDGLRVVGYSQGAPFALACAARGVVTGASIVSGSGEPAAPELADALAPGVRSMVEAVAADPSAAEAAFAASADADAMWALVTTGCAEPDRAVFRQPVFAAAYRRAITEGFARGPAGYARDTVLTMGRWPFDTTAITTPVDLWYGEQDTSVFHSPGLSTALADALPTARRHVVAEAGGMLLWTHAEPILRSLVT
- a CDS encoding aspartate/glutamate racemase family protein, with product MRTIGLIGGMSWESTAEYYRILNERTRERLGGLHSARCVLHSVDFAEIEQLQVQGRWAEAGELLAAAARSLEAAGADLLLICTNTMHKVADSVEAAVSVPLLHLADTTAAAVRAAGLRRVGLLGTAFTMEQDFYRGRLAAGGLDVRVPDTEGRALVHRVIYEELCLGVVRDASRAAYRRVVEDLVAEGAEGIILGCTEIELLIGPEDSPVPVFPTARLHAEAAVDAALAR
- a CDS encoding helix-turn-helix domain-containing protein — encoded protein: MEALAVRLSQLDSEAEGVVRVVMFYDTLMRRRVDLPALARASAGLAACVAGIRLHSTGRAIRIAPDGRETSAPQPPASTTMPITLDEEEIGTVWLERPGAPGPLDELLLDRLALAAGAVVERYGPARTTMADPALLELVISSDSDEAARARALRLLGFAADLPVHVVAVRSRLPLDRLGGLVCPGRPVKAAPLADVGVILATTVDPARLPAGVHAGIGAAASPDRSWREARTALRFTTPRRPVVHYAGLGALALLAEVPRDVARDNADVAAIARMAANPEDLETLDAYCATGSLRRAADVLHLHHSSVARRLEQIGRTLGVELTAPAGLIRAELALTAWRLLND
- a CDS encoding alpha/beta hydrolase, coding for MDPELEAFLPLLPREDMSDPVAARTMYAELAATRPAPDTTGMEIEDRTVPADPEVPVRVYRPHGAQGAVVWLHGGGRIMGDLDTEHPWASRVAALSGAVVVSVEYRLAPEHRFPAALDDAYAVLAWTAEHAAELGVDPERIAVGGHSAGGNLAAAVALRARDQHGPPIRFQLLNEASLDDREETWSRRNFTDTPWATRDNVAASWRHYLGSAPATPYAAPSRATDLSGLPPAYIATAELCPNRDEDIAYALRLLQAGVSVELHQWPGTFHGSQAILSADVSQRQMTGLAAALRRALAG
- a CDS encoding discoidin domain-containing protein; translation: MTPSPDARSRPARLSALLIAGVLVASVPPAAAVQAPPPPTAERPPTTASPTGSCRTGDGWTLENTRINTDDTHHAYVGNGYLGQRVPPNGAGYTGSDAKTGWPLFTPSYDGSFVSGLYAHNQQTAGDRQAVAALPTWSALTVGTGGEHGDTFNSLTKAGRISQYRQTLFLHCGIVRTSLTWTAVDGRKTDLVYEVLADRNDPHVGAVRLSMTPRWSGEATVTDRLDGRGARRVRQTGGGDRTGGAGRDGRTMDVAFRTDGTDTDGAVASTLRAGHGVRTAGTRRADDARDMSARQSLTFPVRKGHAYEITKYVGVDTALTSQSPRRDATAASQRAARRGWDRLLRAHAATWARLWRADIEVPGQRELQAWARSARYGLLSSTREGAANSVSPAGLTSDNYAGLVFWDAETWMYPALLATAPELARTVVDYRYRTLPGARENARKLGYQGLFYPWNSGSKGDLARECHSVDPPHCRTQIHLQSDISLATWQYYLATGDTDWLRERGWPVLKGIAEFWAGRVHRNADGSYSIKDTAGPDEYSNGVDDAVFTNAGAVTALRHATRAARLLGERAPGEWTAVADRIRIPYDARRKVFQQYDGYRGSKIKQADTVLLMYPLEWRMPEGAAARTLDYYAQRTDPDGPAMTDSVHAIAAAGTGEPGCSTYTYLQRSIRPFVRGPFAQFSEARGDKAGAEDPLAGSPAHDFLTGKGGFLQIFTNGLTGMRMREDRLHLDPMLPPQLSGDGVTLRGLRWQGRTYDIELGSRHTTVRLTDGRPMTLDTPQGAKVVTKAAPAVLQTRRPDLAPTGNLARCTTVTASSEEPGLYADAAVDGNPATAWVPDGRSGSLTNDLGKPVRVTEVRPTWSGPAPASFDVRLSLDGRHWRDAPAGADAGTPVSARYVRVVVRGDAAAKSRTGIAELTVS